One Pectobacterium carotovorum DNA segment encodes these proteins:
- a CDS encoding 2-hydroxycarboxylate transporter family protein, with amino-acid sequence MKKIETDILCENDLALETQASFIGGFFKKKIGSVPVALFMAIAAIVAIAAYEGYLPKNMIGGFAVIMTMGFLLAHIGSNIPVFKDIGGPAILCLMVPSVMVYFELFNDNTMKTVHLLMKEANFLYFVIACLVVGSILGMNRKILIQGMVRMFVPLVIGTATALATGLLVGKLCGYSFYHTFFFIIVPIIGGGIGEGILPLSLAYSAILGQTPDVYVAQLAPAAVVGNIFAILCAGVLSRLGMRRKDLNGEGRLVRSDEDNAMFAVNDAPKPVDFHLMGGGLLMICAFFIVGGLFEKLVHIPGPVLMILIAVFCKYGRVIPAVMETGAHSVYKFVSSSLVWPLMIGLGMLYIPLESVVAVFSVGYVIVCGSVVLSMALVSFLIAPYLNMYPIEASIVTTCHSGLGGTGDVAILSASNRMSLMPFAQIATRIGGASTVIAATLLLGWVA; translated from the coding sequence ATGAAAAAAATTGAAACTGATATTCTATGTGAGAACGATCTCGCTCTGGAAACACAGGCATCGTTTATCGGGGGCTTTTTTAAAAAGAAAATTGGCTCCGTTCCCGTTGCGCTTTTTATGGCGATTGCCGCTATCGTTGCTATCGCAGCCTATGAAGGATACCTGCCTAAAAATATGATTGGCGGTTTCGCCGTCATCATGACAATGGGCTTTTTACTGGCACACATTGGCAGCAACATTCCCGTGTTCAAAGATATCGGCGGCCCGGCGATTCTGTGCCTGATGGTACCGTCCGTTATGGTGTATTTTGAGCTGTTCAACGACAACACCATGAAAACCGTCCACCTGCTGATGAAAGAAGCGAACTTCCTGTATTTCGTCATCGCCTGTCTGGTGGTCGGCAGTATTCTGGGTATGAACCGCAAAATCCTGATTCAGGGTATGGTGCGCATGTTCGTCCCGCTGGTCATCGGTACGGCAACGGCGCTGGCAACCGGTTTGCTGGTCGGTAAACTGTGCGGCTATAGCTTCTACCACACCTTCTTCTTCATTATCGTGCCAATCATCGGCGGCGGTATCGGTGAAGGCATCCTGCCGTTATCTCTCGCCTATTCTGCCATTCTGGGACAAACCCCGGATGTGTATGTTGCTCAGTTAGCGCCTGCTGCCGTCGTCGGTAACATCTTCGCGATTCTGTGTGCTGGCGTGCTGTCTCGTCTGGGTATGCGCCGCAAGGATCTGAACGGCGAAGGCCGTCTGGTTCGCAGCGATGAAGACAACGCGATGTTCGCCGTCAACGACGCGCCAAAACCGGTCGATTTTCATCTGATGGGCGGCGGACTGCTGATGATTTGCGCCTTCTTCATCGTCGGTGGCCTGTTTGAAAAACTGGTACACATCCCCGGCCCGGTGCTGATGATTTTGATCGCTGTCTTCTGTAAATACGGACGCGTGATTCCTGCCGTTATGGAAACCGGCGCGCACAGCGTTTACAAATTCGTCTCCAGCTCTCTGGTATGGCCGCTGATGATCGGGCTTGGCATGCTGTATATCCCGCTGGAGAGCGTCGTCGCGGTCTTCTCTGTCGGTTACGTCATCGTCTGCGGTTCTGTGGTGCTGTCCATGGCGCTGGTGAGTTTCCTGATTGCGCCTTACCTGAACATGTATCCAATTGAGGCCTCCATCGTGACCACGTGCCACAGCGGGCTGGGCGGTACGGGTGACGTGGCGATTCTGTCCGCTTCTAACCGTATGTCTCTGATGCCGTTCGCACAGATCGCCACCCGTATCGGCGGTGCGTCTACCGTCATCGCGGCAACGCTGCTGTTGGGCTGGGTTGCTTAA
- the dppA gene encoding dipeptide ABC transporter periplasmic-binding protein DppA: MEKSLVKSRVLKFGLGLLALSVAAGVQAKTLVYCSEGSPEGFNPQLFTSGTTFDASSIPIYNRLVEFKDGTTDTGPGLAEKWDISEDGKTYTFHLRKGVKWQDSKDFKPSREFNADDVIFSFMRQQDANHPYHKVSGGSYEYYQGMGMPELVSKIEKVDDYTVRFVLNRPEAPFLANLAMDFASILSAEYADNMMKAGTPEKIDLNPIGTGPFQLQQYQKDSRILYKAFEGYWGSKPGVDRLVFSITPDASVRYAKLQKDECQIMPYPNPADLARMKEDKNITLLEQPGLNVGYLAYNVEKKPLDNVKIRQALNYAVNKSAIIDAVYQGAGQAATNLIPPTMWGYNNDVKDYSYDPEKAKALLKEAGMADGFSIDLWAMPVQRPYNPNARRMAEMIQSDWAKVGVKAKIVTYEWGEYLKRAKDGEHQTVLMGWTGDNGDPDNFFATLFSCDAAKNGSNYSKWCYKPFEDLIQPARAISDHEKRIELYKQAQVVMHDQAPALIVAHSTVYEPVRKNVKGYVVQPRGVHSFNNVTLD, translated from the coding sequence ATGGAAAAATCCCTGGTTAAATCAAGGGTGTTGAAGTTCGGCCTTGGCTTGCTCGCCTTGTCCGTCGCCGCAGGCGTTCAGGCAAAAACGCTGGTTTACTGCTCAGAAGGCTCCCCGGAAGGTTTTAACCCACAGCTGTTCACCTCCGGTACGACGTTTGATGCCAGCTCTATTCCTATTTATAACCGTCTGGTGGAATTTAAAGACGGCACCACGGACACCGGTCCGGGGCTGGCTGAAAAATGGGATATTAGCGAAGACGGCAAAACCTATACCTTCCATCTGCGCAAAGGCGTGAAATGGCAAGACAGTAAGGATTTTAAACCTTCCCGTGAATTCAATGCCGATGACGTGATTTTCTCCTTCATGCGTCAGCAGGATGCCAACCATCCGTACCACAAAGTGTCTGGCGGCAGCTATGAATACTATCAGGGTATGGGTATGCCAGAGCTGGTCAGCAAAATCGAAAAAGTCGACGACTATACTGTCCGCTTTGTGCTGAACCGCCCTGAAGCGCCATTCCTGGCAAACCTGGCGATGGACTTCGCTTCCATCCTGTCAGCGGAATACGCTGATAACATGATGAAAGCCGGTACGCCGGAGAAGATTGACCTGAACCCAATCGGTACTGGCCCGTTCCAGTTACAGCAGTACCAGAAAGATTCCCGCATTCTGTACAAAGCCTTTGAAGGTTACTGGGGCAGCAAGCCGGGCGTTGACCGTCTGGTCTTCTCCATCACGCCAGATGCGTCTGTGCGTTACGCCAAGCTGCAAAAAGACGAATGCCAGATCATGCCGTATCCAAATCCGGCCGATCTTGCCCGCATGAAAGAAGACAAAAACATCACGTTGCTGGAGCAGCCTGGCCTGAACGTCGGCTATCTGGCTTACAACGTTGAGAAAAAACCGCTGGATAACGTCAAGATTCGCCAGGCGTTGAACTATGCGGTTAACAAGTCTGCCATCATCGATGCGGTCTATCAGGGTGCCGGCCAGGCCGCAACCAACCTGATCCCGCCGACCATGTGGGGCTACAACAACGACGTTAAAGACTACAGCTACGATCCTGAGAAAGCGAAAGCACTGCTGAAAGAAGCGGGTATGGCTGACGGTTTCTCTATCGACCTGTGGGCAATGCCGGTACAGCGTCCGTACAACCCGAACGCGCGCCGTATGGCGGAAATGATTCAGTCCGACTGGGCGAAAGTTGGCGTGAAAGCCAAGATCGTCACCTATGAGTGGGGCGAGTATCTGAAGCGTGCGAAAGACGGCGAGCACCAGACCGTACTGATGGGTTGGACTGGCGACAATGGGGATCCAGATAACTTCTTCGCGACCCTGTTCAGCTGCGATGCGGCTAAAAATGGCTCTAACTACTCCAAGTGGTGCTACAAGCCGTTTGAAGATCTGATCCAACCGGCGCGTGCCATTTCCGATCACGAAAAACGTATTGAGCTGTACAAGCAGGCACAGGTTGTGATGCACGATCAGGCTCCGGCGCTGATTGTTGCGCACTCCACCGTGTACGAACCAGTGCGTAAAAACGTGAAAGGCTATGTGGTTCAGCCGCGTGGTGTGCATAGCTTCAACAACGTGACGTTGGATTAA
- a CDS encoding DASS family sodium-coupled anion symporter codes for MSANNSRLIKLLIILCIAGGLWLLPVPDGVKPDAWHLMAIFIATVVGLILSPYPLGAMAMFSLTSVAILGLLSIKDVLAGFSDPTIWMIACAFFISRGFIKTGFGRRIGLLFISKLGNSSLGLAYGLVFTDLLFAPAMPSTSARCGGIITPLFRSIAEAYDSTPEKGTQRRIGAFLVQSIFQCNAVTSAMFMTSMAGNPMVAKLASQFGIHISWTDWALATLLPGFLSLALIPYLIYRFYPPELKKTSEMRAIAVERLREMGKMTRDEWVVLGVFLGLVTFWVLGSTLNIDATLTALAGLSVLLLSRALSWDDVVGEKEAWHTVVWFAVLMTLAGQLNKMGLIAWLGGLAGSAVSGMHWLPMLGLLLLVYYYSHYLMASAIAHISAMYAIFVSIALAAGAPPMLTVLVFGIFSNLFMSTTHYSSGPAPILFGTGYMPLGTWWKIGFSISLVIIPIWLGVGSMWWKLLGFW; via the coding sequence ATGTCTGCGAATAACAGCAGGTTAATAAAGCTTCTAATTATCCTTTGTATTGCCGGCGGCTTATGGTTATTGCCGGTTCCTGATGGGGTTAAACCCGATGCCTGGCATCTGATGGCGATTTTTATTGCCACGGTTGTCGGTCTGATTCTCTCTCCTTACCCGCTTGGCGCGATGGCGATGTTCAGCCTGACCTCGGTCGCCATCTTAGGGTTATTATCCATTAAAGATGTGCTGGCGGGCTTTAGCGATCCCACCATTTGGATGATCGCCTGTGCCTTCTTTATCTCTCGCGGCTTTATCAAAACCGGCTTTGGTCGGCGTATTGGTCTGCTGTTCATCAGCAAGTTGGGGAATAGCTCGCTCGGTCTGGCGTATGGTCTGGTCTTTACCGACCTGCTGTTTGCCCCGGCCATGCCTTCCACGTCTGCACGCTGCGGCGGGATTATTACTCCGTTGTTCCGGTCGATTGCCGAAGCCTATGATTCAACACCGGAGAAAGGTACGCAGCGCCGCATTGGTGCGTTCCTGGTGCAGTCCATTTTCCAGTGTAACGCCGTGACCTCCGCGATGTTCATGACCTCCATGGCGGGCAACCCGATGGTGGCGAAACTGGCTTCCCAGTTCGGTATTCACATCAGTTGGACGGATTGGGCATTAGCGACACTGCTGCCGGGCTTTCTGTCTCTGGCGCTGATTCCTTACCTGATCTACCGTTTCTATCCGCCGGAACTGAAGAAAACCTCAGAAATGCGTGCGATCGCCGTCGAAAGACTGCGTGAAATGGGCAAAATGACCCGCGACGAGTGGGTGGTGCTGGGCGTGTTCCTGGGACTGGTGACCTTCTGGGTGCTGGGTTCCACGCTGAATATCGACGCGACCCTGACCGCGCTGGCTGGCCTGAGCGTGCTGTTGCTCAGCCGTGCGCTGAGCTGGGACGATGTGGTGGGTGAGAAAGAAGCCTGGCACACCGTGGTGTGGTTTGCCGTGCTGATGACGCTGGCGGGTCAGCTCAACAAAATGGGTCTGATTGCCTGGCTGGGTGGCTTGGCTGGCAGTGCGGTGAGTGGCATGCACTGGCTGCCGATGCTGGGTCTGCTGCTGCTGGTTTACTACTACAGTCACTATCTGATGGCGAGTGCTATCGCCCATATCAGCGCCATGTATGCGATTTTCGTCTCTATCGCGCTGGCTGCCGGTGCGCCGCCGATGCTGACCGTGCTGGTGTTCGGTATCTTTAGTAACTTGTTTATGTCTACAACGCACTACTCCAGCGGCCCGGCTCCGATTCTGTTCGGTACAGGCTACATGCCGCTGGGAACCTGGTGGAAGATCGGTTTCTCTATCAGCCTGGTCATCATCCCTATCTGGCTGGGTGTTGGCAGTATGTGGTGGAAACTGCTCGGCTTCTGGTAA
- the dppC gene encoding dipeptide ABC transporter permease DppC, with protein sequence MTNVTEPVVNSAPKPMTPLQEFWHYFKRNKGAVIGMVYVVLMLIIAIGANVLAPHAPAEQFRDALLRPPVWQEGGSWQFILGTDDVGRDVLSRLMYGARLSLLVGCLVVALSLVLGVIFGLLAGYFGGVVDALIMRIVDIMLALPSLLLALVLVAVFGPSIVNASLALTFVALPHYVRLTRAAVLVEVNRDYVTASRVAGAGSARQMFVNILPNCLAPLIVQASLGFSNAILDMAALGFLGMGAQPPTPEWGTMLSDVLQFAQSAWWVVTFPGLAILLTVLAFNLMGDGLRDALDPKLKQ encoded by the coding sequence ATGACAAATGTCACTGAACCTGTTGTAAATAGCGCACCGAAGCCGATGACCCCGCTACAGGAATTCTGGCACTATTTTAAACGTAACAAAGGGGCGGTCATTGGCATGGTGTATGTCGTGCTGATGCTGATTATCGCCATTGGCGCTAACGTACTGGCACCGCATGCGCCTGCCGAGCAGTTCCGTGATGCGCTGCTGCGTCCGCCGGTCTGGCAAGAGGGCGGAAGCTGGCAGTTCATTCTGGGCACCGATGATGTCGGGCGTGATGTCCTGTCCCGCCTGATGTACGGTGCACGCCTGTCGCTGCTGGTCGGCTGTCTGGTGGTGGCGCTGTCGTTGGTGCTGGGGGTGATCTTCGGTCTGCTGGCCGGGTATTTCGGCGGTGTGGTTGATGCGCTCATCATGCGTATCGTCGATATCATGCTGGCGCTGCCAAGCCTGCTGCTGGCGCTGGTGCTGGTGGCCGTCTTCGGGCCTTCGATTGTGAACGCCTCGCTGGCGCTGACCTTCGTGGCATTACCGCACTACGTCCGTTTAACCCGTGCGGCGGTGCTGGTGGAAGTTAACCGCGATTACGTCACGGCTTCACGCGTGGCGGGAGCCGGTTCGGCACGCCAGATGTTCGTCAACATTCTTCCTAACTGCCTGGCACCGCTGATTGTGCAGGCTTCTCTCGGCTTTTCTAACGCCATTCTTGATATGGCTGCTTTGGGTTTCCTCGGTATGGGCGCACAGCCGCCAACGCCAGAGTGGGGCACCATGCTGTCGGACGTTTTGCAGTTTGCGCAAAGCGCCTGGTGGGTGGTGACGTTCCCCGGTCTGGCAATCTTACTGACGGTATTGGCGTTTAACCTGATGGGGGACGGCTTGCGTGATGCTCTCGACCCCAAACTCAAGCAGTAA
- the dppD gene encoding dipeptide ABC transporter ATP-binding protein: MALLNVDKLSVHFGDEDLPFRAVDRISYQVEEGQVVGIVGESGSGKSVSSLAIMGLIDYPGKVMADKLEFNQRDLKQISEKERRNLVGSEVAMIFQDPMTSLNPCYTVGYQIMEAIKVHQGGNRKTRRQRAIDLLTLVGIPDPASRLDVYPHQLSGGMSQRVMIAMAIACRPKLLIADEPTTALDVTIQAQIIELLLELQQRENMALILITHDLALVAEAAHHIIVMYAGQVVESGKAADIFSAPRHPYTQALLRALPEFAVDKSRLASLPGVVPGKYDRPNGCLLNPRCPYAHERCRQEEPELRDIPGRQVKCHTPLDDAGRPTL; the protein is encoded by the coding sequence ATGGCGTTGCTCAATGTAGATAAACTGTCGGTTCACTTTGGTGACGAGGATCTGCCGTTTCGGGCGGTCGATCGCATCAGTTATCAGGTGGAAGAAGGGCAGGTGGTCGGTATCGTCGGGGAATCCGGCTCCGGTAAATCCGTCAGCTCGCTGGCGATAATGGGACTGATTGACTACCCCGGCAAAGTGATGGCCGACAAGCTGGAATTTAACCAGCGCGATTTAAAGCAAATTTCCGAGAAAGAACGGCGTAATCTGGTGGGCTCTGAGGTCGCGATGATCTTCCAGGACCCGATGACCAGTCTGAACCCGTGCTACACCGTGGGCTACCAGATCATGGAAGCCATCAAGGTGCATCAGGGCGGTAACCGCAAAACCCGTCGTCAGCGGGCGATTGACCTGCTGACGCTGGTTGGGATTCCCGATCCGGCTTCGCGTCTCGATGTGTATCCGCACCAGCTTTCCGGCGGGATGAGCCAGCGCGTGATGATTGCGATGGCGATTGCCTGTCGGCCGAAGCTGCTGATTGCCGATGAGCCAACGACGGCGCTGGACGTGACCATTCAGGCGCAGATCATTGAACTGCTGCTCGAATTGCAGCAGCGCGAGAACATGGCGCTGATCCTGATTACACACGATTTGGCGCTGGTGGCCGAAGCGGCACACCACATTATCGTGATGTATGCCGGGCAGGTCGTGGAATCAGGCAAAGCGGCGGATATTTTCAGCGCGCCCCGTCATCCGTATACCCAGGCGTTGCTGCGTGCGCTGCCGGAGTTTGCGGTGGACAAATCCCGACTGGCATCGTTGCCGGGCGTGGTACCGGGTAAATACGATCGCCCGAATGGCTGCCTGTTAAACCCGCGCTGCCCCTACGCGCATGAGCGCTGCCGTCAGGAAGAACCTGAACTGCGCGATATTCCTGGTCGTCAGGTGAAATGTCATACACCGCTGGATGATGCGGGGAGGCCGACCCTATGA
- the dppF gene encoding dipeptide ABC transporter ATP-binding subunit DppF, which yields MSELNATSQPYLLHAIDLKKHYPVKKGFFAPERMVKALDGVSFTLERGKTLAVVGESGCGKSTLGRLLTMIETPSDGELYYQGQDLLKHDPEAQKLRRQKIQIVFQNPYGSLNPRKKVGQILEEPLLINTELSKAERREKALAMMAKVGLKTEHYDRYPHMFSGGQRQRIAIARGLMLDPDVVIADEPVSALDVSVRAQVLNLMMDLQQDLGLSYVFISHDLSVVEHIADEVMVMYLGRCVEKGSKDAIFNNPRHPYTQALLSATPRLNPDLRRERIKLTGELPSPLNPPPGCAFNARCQRCFSTCTQFQPQLKTYGEQQVACFAVDQDEQGTAVA from the coding sequence ATGAGTGAACTGAACGCCACATCGCAGCCGTATTTACTGCATGCGATTGATTTGAAAAAACACTACCCGGTGAAGAAAGGTTTTTTTGCGCCGGAGCGAATGGTGAAAGCGCTGGACGGCGTTTCCTTTACGCTGGAGCGCGGTAAAACGCTGGCGGTGGTCGGAGAGTCCGGCTGTGGAAAATCCACGCTGGGCCGCCTGCTGACGATGATCGAAACCCCGTCTGATGGCGAGCTGTACTATCAGGGGCAGGATCTGCTGAAGCACGATCCTGAAGCGCAGAAGCTGCGTCGTCAGAAGATCCAGATCGTGTTCCAGAATCCTTACGGATCGCTGAATCCACGTAAGAAAGTCGGACAGATCCTCGAAGAACCGCTGCTGATCAACACGGAACTGTCAAAAGCCGAACGCCGTGAAAAAGCGCTGGCGATGATGGCGAAAGTCGGGCTGAAAACGGAACATTATGACCGCTACCCGCATATGTTCTCTGGTGGCCAGCGTCAGCGTATCGCTATCGCTCGTGGGCTGATGCTGGACCCAGACGTGGTGATTGCCGATGAACCGGTGTCGGCGCTGGACGTGTCGGTGCGTGCACAGGTGCTGAACCTGATGATGGATTTGCAACAGGATTTGGGGCTGTCTTACGTCTTCATCTCGCACGATCTGTCCGTCGTCGAACATATCGCTGATGAAGTGATGGTGATGTATCTGGGTCGCTGCGTCGAGAAGGGCAGTAAAGATGCCATTTTCAACAACCCGCGCCACCCGTATACGCAGGCGCTACTTTCCGCAACGCCGCGCCTGAACCCGGATTTACGCCGTGAGCGCATCAAGCTGACGGGCGAGCTGCCCAGCCCGCTGAATCCACCGCCGGGCTGCGCATTCAACGCCCGCTGCCAGCGCTGCTTCAGCACCTGCACACAGTTCCAGCCGCAGTTGAAAACCTACGGCGAACAGCAGGTCGCCTGCTTCGCCGTCGATCAGGATGAACAGGGCACCGCTGTAGCCTAG
- the dcuR gene encoding two-component system response regulator DcuR, translated as MINVLIVDDDAMVAELNKSYLNQVSGFSCYATVPTLQQARNLLMQPDSEIDLVLLDIYMQQDNGLDLLPTIREFSEKTDVIIISSASDVYTIKKALHYGVVDYLIKPFQFSRFEQALTAYREEANLFKHRDFVGQSDIDNLIRRTSSSTVSERKKLPKGLTSLTLRTVCEWIEGNQGIEFSTEMLANAIGISRVSCRKYLIYLSDTGILTTNILYGSTGRPVYLYRLLPEKQDSLRQYCE; from the coding sequence ATGATTAATGTACTGATTGTTGATGACGATGCCATGGTTGCAGAGCTTAACAAATCTTATCTGAACCAGGTTTCTGGATTTAGCTGCTATGCGACCGTCCCCACGTTGCAGCAGGCGCGAAACCTGTTGATGCAACCTGACTCGGAAATCGATTTGGTACTGCTGGACATTTATATGCAGCAGGATAATGGACTGGATCTGCTGCCGACTATCCGTGAATTCAGTGAGAAGACGGACGTTATCATCATCTCTTCTGCCAGCGATGTGTATACCATCAAGAAAGCGCTGCACTACGGCGTGGTGGACTACCTGATTAAGCCGTTCCAGTTCTCGCGTTTTGAACAGGCGCTGACCGCCTATCGCGAAGAGGCGAACTTGTTTAAGCATCGCGATTTTGTTGGGCAGTCGGATATTGATAACCTGATTCGCCGTACCAGCAGTAGCACGGTCAGCGAACGTAAGAAATTACCGAAAGGGCTAACCAGCCTGACGCTGCGTACCGTCTGCGAGTGGATTGAGGGCAATCAGGGTATCGAGTTCTCTACCGAAATGCTGGCGAATGCGATTGGTATTTCCCGCGTCTCCTGCCGTAAATACCTGATCTACTTGTCTGATACCGGTATCCTGACCACCAACATCCTGTACGGCTCTACCGGCCGGCCGGTTTACCTGTATCGTCTGCTGCCGGAAAAGCAGGATTCGCTGCGCCAGTATTGTGAATAG
- the dppB gene encoding dipeptide ABC transporter permease DppB: MLQFILRRLGLVIPTFIGITLLTFAFVHMIPGDPVMIMAGERGISAERHAQLLAEMGLDKPLWQQYIHYIGGVLQGDLGISLKSRIPVWEEFVPRFKATLELGICAMLFAIAVGIPVGVLAAVKRGSVFDHTSVGLALTGYSMPIFWWGMMLIMLVSVQLDLTPVSGRISDTVFLDDSMPLTGFMLIDTLFWGEKGDFIDAVEHMILPAIVLGTIPLAVIVRMTRSAMLEVLGEDYIRTARAKGLSRLRVIVVHALRNAMLPVVTVIGLQVGTMLAGAILTETIFSWPGLGRWLIDALQRRDYPVVQGGVLLVATMIILVNLLVDVLYGVVNPRIRHKK; this comes from the coding sequence ATGTTGCAGTTCATACTCCGGCGTTTGGGGCTGGTTATCCCAACGTTTATTGGTATCACCCTGTTGACCTTCGCATTCGTGCACATGATTCCGGGCGACCCGGTGATGATCATGGCGGGGGAACGCGGTATTTCCGCCGAGCGCCATGCGCAATTGCTGGCTGAAATGGGGCTGGACAAGCCGCTTTGGCAACAATACATCCACTATATCGGCGGTGTGTTGCAGGGCGATCTGGGAATCTCCCTCAAGAGTCGCATCCCCGTGTGGGAAGAATTTGTGCCTCGCTTCAAGGCGACGCTGGAACTGGGTATCTGCGCGATGTTGTTTGCTATCGCGGTTGGGATTCCGGTTGGTGTGCTGGCTGCGGTCAAACGCGGCTCTGTTTTCGATCATACCTCTGTTGGCCTGGCGCTGACGGGTTACTCCATGCCTATCTTCTGGTGGGGCATGATGCTGATCATGCTGGTCTCCGTTCAACTTGACCTCACGCCCGTTTCGGGGCGCATCAGCGATACCGTGTTTCTTGACGACAGCATGCCGCTGACTGGCTTTATGCTGATCGATACCCTGTTCTGGGGCGAGAAAGGCGATTTCATTGACGCGGTTGAACACATGATTCTGCCTGCCATCGTGTTGGGCACCATTCCTCTGGCTGTGATCGTGCGTATGACGCGCTCCGCGATGCTGGAAGTGCTGGGCGAGGACTACATTCGTACCGCTCGCGCCAAAGGGCTGAGCCGTCTGCGCGTGATTGTCGTGCACGCGTTGCGTAATGCGATGTTGCCGGTAGTGACGGTGATTGGTTTGCAGGTCGGCACCATGCTGGCCGGGGCGATCCTGACGGAAACCATTTTCTCCTGGCCGGGGCTGGGGCGGTGGTTGATCGATGCGTTGCAGCGTCGTGACTATCCGGTGGTTCAGGGCGGCGTGCTGCTGGTGGCAACCATGATCATTCTGGTGAACCTGCTGGTGGATGTGCTCTACGGCGTGGTTAACCCACGCATCCGTCACAAGAAATAA
- a CDS encoding sensor histidine kinase has product MGKKKAPLKLGTSVFLMVSVVLGAVLLVVYSLLFFRINQLSEDHLREKAFAIARTFAASPVVIDELKGIGRPEEVQIAAETIRLRNQLLFVTVTDMDTVRHSHPEPERIGEHFAGRDIYPALLGMENTAINRGTLDPALRVFTPVFDSNHKQVGVVALGIALTSVQKVISDNRWMIPWTLLAGALVGWLGTLILVKVLKRIMLGFEPFEISNLFEQRNAMLKHIKEGVIAVDQHGRITVINDEARRLFRQNKPQGSETPSSKPAERVSEQWLEHLHLKQVLESGTPRRDEEINFNGHLLLTNTVPVFVKGDIIGAIATFRDKTEISQLLQRLSGMSYYADALRAQSHEFMNKLHVILGMLHLKYYSQLEDYILKTANNYQAEIGSIIRKVKSPVIAGFLLGKINRARDLGITLSISEESLLPDTDDVDATNELITVLGNLIENAMDAIDGQENCEISVSFHHQNGRLHCTVGDDGPGILPESQARIYEQGFSTKGSGRGIGLYLTKQSLEKIGGTIEFESEPEVYTQFFVTIPYQARLFDHD; this is encoded by the coding sequence ATGGGCAAGAAAAAAGCACCGCTAAAGCTGGGAACATCGGTGTTTCTGATGGTGTCAGTTGTGCTTGGCGCGGTGTTGCTGGTGGTCTATTCCTTGCTGTTTTTTCGCATTAATCAGCTTTCAGAAGATCATCTGCGAGAAAAAGCCTTTGCCATTGCTCGCACATTTGCCGCCTCTCCTGTTGTTATTGATGAACTTAAAGGGATTGGCCGGCCTGAAGAAGTGCAGATTGCGGCGGAGACGATTCGCCTGCGTAATCAACTGCTTTTCGTCACGGTGACTGACATGGATACGGTGCGCCATAGCCACCCTGAACCGGAAAGAATTGGCGAGCATTTTGCTGGTCGGGATATCTATCCGGCGCTGTTGGGCATGGAAAATACCGCCATTAACCGCGGGACGCTCGATCCTGCGCTGCGGGTCTTTACGCCGGTTTTCGACAGCAACCATAAGCAGGTTGGCGTCGTCGCGCTGGGAATTGCCTTAACCAGCGTGCAGAAGGTGATTAGCGATAACCGCTGGATGATCCCCTGGACGCTGCTGGCAGGGGCGCTGGTCGGTTGGCTCGGCACGTTGATTTTGGTGAAGGTGCTCAAGCGCATTATGCTGGGATTCGAGCCGTTTGAGATCTCGAATCTGTTTGAGCAGCGCAACGCGATGCTCAAACACATTAAAGAAGGCGTCATCGCGGTCGATCAACATGGTCGGATTACGGTGATCAATGATGAGGCGCGACGGCTTTTCCGGCAGAATAAGCCGCAAGGCAGTGAAACGCCGTCGTCGAAGCCAGCCGAGCGCGTCAGTGAGCAGTGGCTGGAACATCTGCACCTGAAACAGGTGCTGGAGAGCGGCACGCCACGGCGCGATGAAGAGATTAACTTTAACGGCCACCTGCTGCTGACCAACACCGTTCCAGTTTTTGTGAAGGGCGATATTATCGGCGCCATTGCGACGTTCCGTGATAAAACGGAGATCAGCCAGCTGCTGCAACGGTTGAGTGGGATGTCCTACTACGCGGATGCGCTGCGTGCGCAGTCGCACGAGTTTATGAACAAGCTGCACGTCATCCTGGGGATGCTGCACTTAAAGTATTACTCGCAGCTGGAAGATTATATCCTGAAGACCGCCAATAATTATCAGGCGGAAATCGGTTCGATTATTCGTAAAGTGAAATCGCCAGTGATTGCCGGCTTCCTGTTGGGTAAAATCAACCGCGCGCGCGATCTCGGCATTACGCTCTCCATCAGTGAGGAGAGTCTGCTGCCGGATACCGATGATGTCGATGCCACGAATGAATTGATTACCGTATTGGGTAATCTGATTGAGAATGCGATGGACGCGATTGATGGGCAGGAGAACTGCGAAATCAGCGTAAGTTTCCATCATCAGAATGGCCGCCTTCACTGTACCGTGGGGGATGACGGCCCCGGCATTTTGCCAGAGAGTCAGGCGCGCATTTATGAACAGGGATTCTCTACCAAAGGCAGCGGGCGCGGTATCGGCCTGTACCTGACCAAACAGAGTCTGGAGAAGATTGGCGGCACTATCGAGTTTGAATCAGAACCTGAGGTGTACACCCAGTTTTTCGTTACTATTCCTTATCAAGCAAGGCTGTTTGACCATGATTAA